In the genome of Mangifera indica cultivar Alphonso chromosome 9, CATAS_Mindica_2.1, whole genome shotgun sequence, the window ACTgctactttcttcttcttcctcatcatcatcaGGCTCTTGTTCTCCCTCCACATTCAACTCTTCCTCAACACACACAACCCTTTTAACATTCTCATCAGAAAAACGCATGCAGTAATTAGTTTCTTTTACTTGAACACCATTAGCAGATGTATTTGCCACCACTGGAACACAGCTTTCTCTTCCTTGTTCAAAGCTGGAGCTGGGTTTGGACCCCATGAGGATGATGACAATGATCAAATTGCAACAACAGAAGACGAAAAGAGAGTTGGAAGTTGCTTGACTTACCAATTCCAACACTGAATCGAACATTGTTTGTGACAACCACAAAGGCAAGAGTGTCAAGAAATGAAAAGATTGCAGTAGAATGTTAATGGCGGCAAGAGGGTTCTGTTATTTGCTGtatataaatggaaaaaaaaaaaaacgtacaCTGGAAGCTTTTTGTAGCAGAAGTTAATGGGTAAAGAAGA includes:
- the LOC123226573 gene encoding uncharacterized protein LOC123226573, which translates into the protein MFDSVLELVSQATSNSLFVFCCCNLIIVIILMGSKPSSSFEQGRESCVPVVANTSANGVQVKETNYCMRFSDENVKRVVCVEEELNVEGEQEPDDDEEEEESSSFADGDKEDDEFRRRIEEFIHKINSGWKAELLRTSCLV